AAGCTCAGGATTCTTGACAGAGGGAGTATATGTCCGGATTTTGCGGGTGGAGAAGAGGAACGGGGTGGGATTCGGGTATAACGATTAGCTTATGACACCTCCCGGCGGAAAGACCCGGTATGGTGCGTAGCGACACGCTCGTTCAAAGTTTTTCCCGTAATTCTTCTTTTGTGATATCGCAGTCTCGTAAAATCTGAACAAGGAGGCCGCGGCCAATGCTCTCTCCCCTGTGTTGAGGTACAACTGTGCATCGACCGTCTTGATGGCGGAGGAAGTGATGACTGCCTTTTACGCGGATAACTTCAAATCCGAGCTTACGCAGAACACGAATGAGTCGATTACCGGTTATGGCTGGGAAATCGGTCATCAGTTGACGGCCACTTTTTGAACTCCAATAAATTCGTTGGATACCGGCTCTTCCACCTCGAGGCAAAGTTCGATAGCCTCTTTTATTCTTTTCATCAACATGTCGAGAGACTTTGCCTGAGTATGACATCCACGAAGGGCCGGGACAGAGGCAACAAAATAGCCGTCCTCATCTTTTTCAATTAAGACGCTGAATTCCCTCACCTATTGTCTCCCACTATCGCAGAGGTTCGTATCAATCCACAAGGCCAACGCTTCGGTGAACGCAAAGTGCGCCTGTCCGCCCATGCGCCCGCATGAGACCGGCTGATGTCGAAATCGCGCAGGGATATGAAGCATTTTCAGTATATCAGAAAGGGGCGCGAACACAACATCCAGTATAGCTCCGGATCGCTCGCAAAGGCCACCCTACGCGCGAAGTCTATGATTCGGTCGAACGGTGCAAAGATTCAGGTGAAATAGGGGACGGGGTTGATTTTGCGCGTTTCTGTGTTTTTTCATTTATGATATAGAGAGCTCATGCCACGAAGGGCACGCATTGGTGCGCCGGGGGCGTTGCGTCACATCATCCGGCGAGGGATCGGATGGCGCAACATCTTCCAGTAACCCGGGAACACCTTACCTATTTCGCCGGTGCTCTGGCCTTTCTTCCTGCCTTGCGTGGCCGCAACACACGGGCGAGCATGCGTTCGAGGCGATCGAGGAAGTACACGCTTCCCAAGGGTCGACCCGTACGCTCATGCCGTCGCAACGGCTTCCCTTGCTCTTCATCCAAATCCGCAGAATTTTCTATTTATTCTTGCTTAGATCGACTATTCCGAGTCCTTTACATATTTTTCCGGCTAGCTTTTCAGGAATTTCATTGTGCCGGGGAACCGTTTCAAGAGAACCATTCGCCGGGTTCATCCAAAGCGAATGAGAAGCGCCTTCTCTCTTGAGGTAACAACCATACCGGCGCAAATGCCTTAGAAGGGCTTGTCTTTTCATGAGACTGCGACGACAGCTTGAATCGCGTCTTCCGGTAATCCGCGCATCGCGTCCGAACGCCGGTCTTCCAGTATAAGTGATATAGCTTCCGATAGACTCTTCTTACATTCCTCTATCGTCTTGCCTTGCCCATTTGCTCCAGGAACTTCGGGACAGTAGGCAATATACCATTCTCCATCCTTTTCTATAATCGCCGTAAACTCATTATGCATCATACGCTCCCGAGCTGCTTTTGTCAGTTAATGAGGTAAAAAATGAGCTGAAACTAAGATGACAAGCCTGCTCCCGGCTCTTGCCAAGTCCTTTTTCGTTCTCATTAGAGCCGGGTCCTCGTCGAGCCATGCTGTTTCATGTCGCTCCTAATCCGTGGAAGCATGCCATCTGCACGCGATTGCAGGTTTCATATGTCGCGAAATCTGTCGACCCGGCTCGGTTTAGTCGACAAACAGGGTGATTCAACCATATATTGCCAGAAATATCCCAGTCCTGCAGTACAAATCTAGTGCAGCTTGTATGCTGTTTGCAATAACAGATTTATTTTACAGGAATTCTCCGATTTCGGGCCACGGCCGATACCCCGATATTGCCCGGAATTTGAGCAATTGGTGGGGGGATGATGCTCAATCATTGAGCAACACGTCTTCACCTAAACGTCGCTGCGCTTCCCGCTTCGCCAGGCTACGCCGGGATAAAATGCCGGGCAAGCCTCTGACCTCTCCCCTATCGGCAGGCTCAGGATCTTCGACGCAGGGAGAGGGAGTATATGTCCGGGTCCGATCATCCCGAGAATCCGCGTATTCGAGCCACCGGCCATAGCAGTAGCATTCAATTCTGAACAATTTTAGCCACATACAGCATAATGACATTCTAACCCAAAAATGCTATCGTTCAAACTTTCAAAGGATCCAATGGTAAATTAAGCCAATAACACAATCCCAATCTCCCGCAAGTAGGGATGGAACTTATGACCGGAAGGTGTTGAAAAACGTCGTTATGGAGAGCGCCCGCGATGTCGAGAGAAAGCCGGTTAGAGTCTATAGCTCAGGCTATAATGATTGGTGACCGATCGAGAGCACTGCAGGAGTTGAACAGCGCCATCGACGGAGGGTTTGGAGTCGAAGAGATTGTCGTCAGTAGCGTGTTAAGAGCCCATACTGAGTTTGGGGCTTGGTATGAAAGAGACCCGGACGGTTCGCTCAAGTCGTGGGATTCTTGCTTTCTCGCGACGATGAAGGTGCTGAGGGTGCTGGAATCGAAGATAGGGGCGCCTCAAAAACCTCCATTCTCGGTTCTGGTCGCCTCGGTGAAGGGCGAGGGTCATATTACCACGAGAGACGTAATAGCGATTCTGCTGAAGGCCAAAGGTTTAAATATATACAGCCTTAGGAAGGGTATCCTCCTGGAAGATATATCGCAAATACTCTTGGATCATTCGCTGAGATTCGTGATTCTCACGTGTACAGAGGACAGGACAAAATCGAGCGTTGAGGCCATAATCGAGGGGGTCAGGGCCGCCAGACCCGATGTCAAGATCATAGCCGGCGGTCCTCTTGCAGACAGCCTCAGAGTTGACGAAGTCCTTTCGGATCCCTTGAAATTGTACGATAGGCTGGTTGCCTGAGCAGGGGAATCCTATGAACATTCTATTCGTTCCGGGTGGTTGCCGCCCATCCCTTGTTATTTCCATTTCATCGCATTCCCGCTACGCGATGATTTCCCATTGCCTAGGATCCGGCCACGTAAAACCGTTCCTGAGCCAAGACGGCCGGAACACCCGGTACTCCCCCCAAAAAATGCTTCCCCCACTTCTTCCTCGGTCGGAAAACCATCAAAGCGGAAAAAACCGGCTGCAGTCCGGCGGCTCGCGGTGAAACGGTCCGGTAATGTCTCTATCCCAGCCCCTGTTTCACGACCAGACGCTGTAAGCTGAAATATACGTCCTCTACACTGCGCCGGAAGACCGCGATGCCTCGATTGCTCTTGCGATTGGAGCCGCGACGGGATACCATATCCGAGCATCCATCCAAACGACCCTTCTTGTCCTTATGACCCGTTCGCAGCGGTCTTTTTCCTGAAACCCGCAAAAGGGAGCCATGAACCATGGAAGACAAAAAGGAAAAAAAGACTTCAGGGAAGACGTTACAGACGGCCCGGGAGGCAGGCTATTTTGGCAAAAAAATGTTGAAAAACGCCATCGAAGCCGCCAAAGAGGGCCGCCCGACGGCCTGGTCCATGGTTACCTGGTGGGAGGGCGAACTGATCGCCAGGGCCATGGGCCTCGAGGTGGTATTTCCAGAAAACTACGGCGCTTTTTGTGCCTCCGTGCGTCAGGCCGAACGATTTCTCGAAATCAGCGATTCCGAAGGGTTTCCTAGCACGCTCTGCGGCTACGCCAGGAATTGCTTTGGCTACGCCAAGACTCTGAAGGATAACCGGTTTGTGCCGCCGGTGGACGCGCCCGGAGGGGGATTGGCGAAACCGGCGGTCCTCATCGGCTCGGGAGCCGGCTGCGATGCGCGCTATAAGTGGTTTCAGGCATTGGGACGATTTCTGGACGATACTCCTCTCTGGACCCTGGAACTTCCTCAAACGGGCACCTTCGAGTATTTCTTGCCGGGGAATAAAGAACGAAACATCCAATTCATTACACATCAATTGAGGGAATTCGTGGCTTTCCTGGAAAGCCTTCTGGGCAAGAAAATGGATTGGGACTATTACGGTCAAGTTTTGGACCAAACCATCAAGATATTGAACCTGGCCCGCGAAGTGGACGAACTTCGCAAGGCGATACCATCACCCATGGTGGCCCAGGATTTCTGGGCGGTCATGATGGCTCACCTGTATATGCCGCACGACCCGGAAGCATATGAATTCTATCAACGCGTGTACGCTGAAGTAAAAAACAGGGTCGATCATGGGATCCCCGCCGTTCCCAACGAAAAGTACCGTGTGATGTTTTCCGAGCTTCCTCCCTGGCATTCCCTGGGATTCTTTGACCGGTTGGCGGAGGAGCTGGGAATCGTGGTGGCTATCGAAAGCTGGAGTTATCACGCGGCGGGCCTGCCTGAAAAAGAGAGGCACGGGGTTACGGATCCGTTGGAATTGAACGCCCGGATAACCTACCACAAGTGGATGGAATATAACGAGTTTGCCCGGAAGTACGATATCAGCTCGAGTTTCATGATGGGTCCTGCGCTGGATTGGGCGAAAAAGTATAAAGTGGACGGGTTCCTGGCGCATCCGCTCCGGTCCTGCCGCCCGGCGACGTACTCGCTGCTGGACGCCAGGAATCTTTTGCTCGAAGAAATCAAGGTGCCCGGCGTGATCGTCGAAGGCGATATTGTGGACTTGCGGGTGTTTAATGAGGAAGAGGCCATGGATAAGATGGGAACATTCACAGAAACCATGGACCACTACCGGGAGGTCAGAAAGCAGGAAGGATTCGACTGGTAATCCTGTTAAGGCGGAGACCGGACAGTCGGGCTGCGATCGGCAGAGGGAAATCTCGGCTTGCCTTGAGCCAATCACCGAAGGGCGCAATCCGGGCGCCAAACGGATGCGTCACACCCTCGTCAATCCGCTATCCAACTTCATCAAGAGTACGACTCCTTCGGCGCAGCCTTTTTGAAAAGACTTTGCCGAAGGAGATCCACATACCCTGTTTCTATCGGCTCATTTGTCCTGCTTGCCCACTTGCACGTGCACTGTTGCGTTAATAGGCGTTTTGGAAAGCAGGACCTGGTTCGCTTCATCCCCTACTTCGGGAACAAGCACGAGATGATACAAGGGAAGGGCCGCTTCGGGGCTCGTTTCCTGGTCGAATTTGCCCGAATACCTC
This is a stretch of genomic DNA from Deltaproteobacteria bacterium. It encodes these proteins:
- a CDS encoding cobalamin B12-binding domain-containing protein, giving the protein MSRESRLESIAQAIMIGDRSRALQELNSAIDGGFGVEEIVVSSVLRAHTEFGAWYERDPDGSLKSWDSCFLATMKVLRVLESKIGAPQKPPFSVLVASVKGEGHITTRDVIAILLKAKGLNIYSLRKGILLEDISQILLDHSLRFVILTCTEDRTKSSVEAIIEGVRAARPDVKIIAGGPLADSLRVDEVLSDPLKLYDRLVA
- a CDS encoding type II toxin-antitoxin system HicB family antitoxin encodes the protein MHNEFTAIIEKDGEWYIAYCPEVPGANGQGKTIEECKKSLSEAISLILEDRRSDAMRGLPEDAIQAVVAVS
- a CDS encoding 2-hydroxyacyl-CoA dehydratase, whose product is MEDKKEKKTSGKTLQTAREAGYFGKKMLKNAIEAAKEGRPTAWSMVTWWEGELIARAMGLEVVFPENYGAFCASVRQAERFLEISDSEGFPSTLCGYARNCFGYAKTLKDNRFVPPVDAPGGGLAKPAVLIGSGAGCDARYKWFQALGRFLDDTPLWTLELPQTGTFEYFLPGNKERNIQFITHQLREFVAFLESLLGKKMDWDYYGQVLDQTIKILNLAREVDELRKAIPSPMVAQDFWAVMMAHLYMPHDPEAYEFYQRVYAEVKNRVDHGIPAVPNEKYRVMFSELPPWHSLGFFDRLAEELGIVVAIESWSYHAAGLPEKERHGVTDPLELNARITYHKWMEYNEFARKYDISSSFMMGPALDWAKKYKVDGFLAHPLRSCRPATYSLLDARNLLLEEIKVPGVIVEGDIVDLRVFNEEEAMDKMGTFTETMDHYREVRKQEGFDW
- a CDS encoding type II toxin-antitoxin system HicB family antitoxin, translated to MREFSVLIEKDEDGYFVASVPALRGCHTQAKSLDMLMKRIKEAIELCLEVEEPVSNEFIGVQKVAVN
- a CDS encoding type II toxin-antitoxin system HicA family toxin is translated as MTDFPAITGNRLIRVLRKLGFEVIRVKGSHHFLRHQDGRCTVVPQHRGESIGRGLLVQILRDCDITKEELREKL